The Sesamum indicum cultivar Zhongzhi No. 13 linkage group LG1, S_indicum_v1.0, whole genome shotgun sequence genome includes a window with the following:
- the LOC105160071 gene encoding auxin efflux carrier component 7-like isoform X1 — protein sequence MISWHDLYVVLTAVIPLYVAMILAYGSVRWWKIFTPDQCSGINRFVAIFAVPLLSFHFISKNDIYAMNFRFIAADSLQKVIMLVVLGLWANLTKNGSLEWSITIFSLSTLPNTLVMGIPLLIAMYGEYSGSLMVQVVVLQCIIWYTLLLFLFEYRGAKMLIMEQFPETAASIVSFKVESDVVSLDGQDFLETDAEIGNDGKLHVTVRKSNASRRSFGHGSFSGITPRPSNLTGAEIYSLSSSRNPTPRGSNFNHQDFYSMMGMGRLSNFGNSDTGRLSNFNIADMYSVQSSRGPTPRPSNFEENSAPGALNSSPKFGYFPPQPGPTSYPAPNPEIASAMPKTSKTVQSQHQPQGGKTNHDAKELHMFVWSSSASPVSEGGGGLQVFSGPDFGAPEQSGRSDPGAKEIRLLVSDHPQNGEAKAVQQSGDLGGEDFSFAGAGRDHGEEDKEKEGATGLSKLGPGSTAELDPKVAGVDDAGARKHMPPASVMTRLILIMVWRKLIRNPNTYSSLIGLIWSLVSYRWNVHMPKILEESIKILSDAGLGMAMFSLGLFMALQPKIIACGNTVASFAMAVRFLTGPAVMAAASIAVGLRGTLLHVAIVQAALPQGIVPFVFAKEYNVHPAILSTAVIFGMLIALPITLVYYILLGL from the exons ATGATAAGCTGGCACGATCTTTACGTCGTTCTAACAGCAGTGATTCCGCTGTATGTGGCCATGATCCTGGCTTATGGGTCTGTCCGCTGGTGGAAAATATTCACCCCAGATCAGTGCTCCGGCATCAACCGCTTCGTCGCCATATTCGCTGTTCCACttctttcctttcatttcatttccaaGAACGATATTTATGCTATGAACTTCCGCTTCATCGCTGCCGACTCATTGCAAAAGGTTATCATGCTTGTAGTTCTTGGATTGTGGGcaaatttaaccaaaaatgGCAGCCTTGAATGGTCTATAACCATTTTCTCGCTTTCCACTCTGCCAAATACTCTGGTGATGGGCATTCCTTTGCTGATTGCCATGTACGGTGAATACTCCGGCAGCCTCATGGTCCAAGTTGTGGTGCTCCAATGTATCATTTGGTACACACTTCTGCTCTTTCTGTTCGAGTATCGTGGCGCAAAAATGCTGATAATGGAGCAGTTTCCCGAGACAGCAGCCTCAATTGTGTCCTTTAAAGTTGAATCCGACGTCGTCTCCTTAGACGGccaagattttcttgaaactGATGCTGAAATTGGCAATGATGGCAAGCTTCATGTCACTGTGAGGAAATCCAACGCATCCAGGCGCTCCTTTGGTCACGGATCCTTCTCCGGGATAACTCCTCGACCCTCAAATTTAACAGGGGCCGAAATTTACAGCCTGAGTTCTTCAAGAAACCCAACTCCCCGAGGGTCTAATTTCAACCACCAAGATTTTTACTCAATGATGGGGATGGGGAGATTGTCCAACTTTGGGAATTCTGACACGGGTAGATTGTCCAATTTCAATATAGCTGATATGTATTCAGTTCAATCATCAAGAGGCCCAACTCCGCGGCCATCAAATTTCGAAGAGAACTCTGCTCCAGGAGCCCTGAACAGTTCTCCAAAGTTCGGTTACTTTCCGCCACAGCCTGGGCCAACTTCTTATCCTGCTCCAAATCCAGAAATTGCTTCGGCAATGCCGAAAACCTCGAAAACCGTTCAGTCGCAGCACCAGCCTCAGGGAGGTAAGACTAACCATGATGCGAAAGAGCTTCACATGTTTGTATGGAGCTCGAGTGCGTCCCCGGTGTCTGAAGGAGGTGGCGGTCTACAGGTGTTTAGCGGCCCTGATTTTGGTGCTCCCGAGCAATCAGGGCGCTCCGATCCAGGTGCAAAGGAAATCAGGTTGTTGGTTAGTGATCATCCTCAAAATGGGGAGGCTAAAG CTGTTCAGCAAAGTGGGGACCTTGGTGGAGAAGACTTCAGCTTCGCCGGTGCAGGGAGAGATCATGGGGAGGAGGATAAAGAAAAGGAGGGTGCAACTGGGCTGTCCAAACTAGGGCCTGGCTCAACAGCCGAGCTTGACCCAAAGGTGGCTGGAGTTGATGATGCCGGAGCCAGGAAGCATATGCCACCAGCAAGCGTCATGACACGCCTAATCTTGATCATGGTCTGGCGTAAACTTATCCGAAACCCCAACACCTACTCCAGCCTCATTGGCCTAATCTGGTCTTTGGTCTCATATCG GTGGAATGTGCATATGCCCAAAATTCTTGAAGAGTCAATCAAAATACTCTCTGATGCTGGTCTTGGAATGGCTATGTTTAGTTTAG GTCTGTTTATGGCCCTCCAACCGAAGATAATCGCATGTGGGAACACGGTGGCTTCCTTCGCCATGGCCGTCAGGTTTCTCACCGGCCCAGCAGTAATGGCTGCAGCTTCTATTGCTGTTGGCCTCCGCGGCACCCTTCTACATGTCGCAATTGTCCAG GCTGCACTTCCGCAAGGGATCGTCCCATTTGTTTTTGCTAAAGAGTACAACGTTCATCCAGCAATTCTTAGCACTGC GGTCATATTCGGAATGCTGATAGCGTTACCCATCACGCTGGTCTATTATATCCTTCTTGGTCTGTAA